A region from the uncultured Draconibacterium sp. genome encodes:
- a CDS encoding family 78 glycoside hydrolase catalytic domain — translation MKRLLIFIVPLVFIQLALIRCNQKTAIKVVSASVDNRQQALGVSTSDFLFSWKIASNEQNCTQKAYRILLSEQIGSSGKNVVWDSGKVKSSQSILVKYSGKKLQAGKKYFWMVKVWDSNGKHSGWSPVNSFVTGLFTEKDWGGAQWIAYDKLPEEKRIVPGIHLPGKSWRGKDQGLHQLPLLRKEFEVKNGLKQALVFVSGLGHYEMHLNGQRVSNNFLAPGWTHYDETVLYNTYDCTEQLYPGKNALGVMLGNGFFIIPNERYRKVMTAYGNPMMILKLKLLYEDGSSEEIISDATWKTKPGPITFSSIYGGENYDARLEQNGWNKINYNDTNWQDALIVEAPCKKLHPEKDYPVKIMDEIEAKTITRIESMEAAHLYDFGQNASGIFELSVSGNAGDSIVLKPAELKNRNNTANQRATGRPHYYTYVLKGEGEEIWRPQFTFSGYRYIQVDGAIPAGEDSDLNKPRIKSLKMLHNRNSSPEVGSFHTSFTLFNRVDTLIKWAIKSNFQSVLSDCPHREKLGWLEQAYLMGEGVHFNYDVYGLYNKIVEDMLSAQTPEGLVPDIVPEYTEFWQDFRDSPEWGSAAVIVPWLIYKWYGDAEPLKNSWTMMEKYVSYLEGKSENHIIDYGLGDWYDLGPERPGYAQLTPKALTATAIYFYDVKLMAEIAAVIGKNKAVEKYRSWAEEIKAAFNTRFFNQETGIYSTGSQTAIAMPLVVGLVNEENHDAVVKTLVNSIQNSGNALTAGDVGFNFLVKALRDNAQNELLFAMNARDDVPGYGFQLKKGATALTESWQALEVVSNNHLMLGHLMEWFYSGLAGIGQTENSIAYNEVKIEPCVVGGTTSAKASYESPYGTISSNWHNTDTEFRLKVEIPANSAGVVVMPVGDENTVFEREKLVAKNYETENFKGKMMVKIGSGKYEFVVKK, via the coding sequence ATGAAGCGATTATTAATTTTTATAGTACCCTTGGTTTTCATTCAGTTGGCTTTAATTCGCTGTAATCAAAAAACGGCAATTAAAGTAGTTTCTGCATCGGTTGATAACAGGCAGCAGGCTTTAGGGGTTTCTACCAGCGATTTTTTGTTTTCGTGGAAAATCGCTTCTAATGAACAAAATTGTACCCAAAAGGCCTATCGTATTTTGCTGTCAGAACAAATCGGTTCTTCAGGAAAAAATGTGGTTTGGGATTCGGGAAAAGTAAAAAGCAGCCAAAGTATTTTGGTAAAATACAGCGGCAAAAAATTGCAGGCCGGCAAAAAATATTTCTGGATGGTTAAGGTTTGGGATTCCAATGGAAAGCATTCGGGGTGGAGCCCCGTAAATAGCTTTGTTACAGGTTTGTTTACCGAAAAAGACTGGGGTGGTGCTCAGTGGATTGCCTACGATAAATTGCCCGAAGAGAAACGCATTGTACCCGGAATACATTTGCCCGGTAAATCGTGGCGTGGCAAAGATCAGGGTTTGCACCAACTGCCGCTATTGCGAAAAGAATTTGAGGTGAAAAATGGACTGAAACAGGCCTTGGTTTTTGTATCGGGACTGGGGCATTACGAAATGCATTTGAATGGTCAACGCGTTAGCAATAATTTTCTGGCACCCGGATGGACACATTACGATGAAACTGTTTTGTACAATACCTACGATTGTACCGAGCAACTATATCCTGGCAAAAATGCATTGGGAGTAATGCTTGGAAATGGCTTTTTTATTATCCCGAATGAGCGTTACCGAAAAGTAATGACGGCTTACGGAAACCCGATGATGATTTTAAAACTAAAGCTATTGTATGAAGATGGGAGCTCAGAAGAAATTATTTCGGATGCAACATGGAAAACAAAACCGGGCCCAATAACTTTCTCGAGTATTTACGGAGGGGAAAATTACGATGCCCGCCTGGAACAAAATGGTTGGAATAAAATAAATTATAACGACACCAACTGGCAGGATGCCCTGATTGTTGAAGCTCCATGCAAAAAATTGCATCCTGAAAAAGATTATCCGGTAAAAATAATGGACGAAATTGAAGCAAAAACCATCACCCGCATCGAGAGTATGGAAGCTGCTCATTTGTACGATTTTGGCCAAAATGCCTCCGGAATTTTTGAGCTAAGCGTTAGTGGAAATGCCGGCGATTCAATTGTGCTGAAACCTGCCGAACTTAAAAACAGGAATAATACAGCCAATCAGCGAGCAACCGGCCGTCCGCATTATTACACCTATGTTTTAAAAGGAGAGGGAGAGGAAATCTGGCGGCCTCAGTTTACCTTTTCAGGCTATCGCTACATTCAGGTTGATGGCGCTATTCCGGCAGGAGAAGACAGTGATTTGAATAAGCCCCGAATTAAAAGTCTTAAAATGCTTCATAACCGGAACTCTTCGCCTGAAGTCGGAAGCTTTCATACCTCTTTTACGCTGTTCAATCGTGTTGATACGCTGATAAAATGGGCCATAAAAAGCAATTTTCAAAGTGTGCTTAGCGATTGTCCGCACCGCGAAAAACTGGGCTGGCTGGAGCAGGCTTATTTAATGGGCGAAGGTGTTCACTTTAATTACGATGTTTATGGTTTGTATAACAAAATTGTTGAGGATATGTTGTCCGCACAAACCCCGGAGGGGCTGGTACCCGACATCGTTCCGGAGTACACTGAATTTTGGCAGGATTTCCGCGATTCGCCCGAATGGGGCAGTGCTGCGGTAATTGTACCCTGGCTGATATACAAATGGTACGGCGATGCAGAACCGTTGAAAAATTCGTGGACCATGATGGAAAAATACGTGAGCTACCTGGAGGGTAAATCCGAAAATCATATCATCGATTACGGTTTGGGAGATTGGTACGACCTGGGGCCCGAACGTCCCGGCTATGCACAATTAACACCCAAAGCTTTAACTGCAACAGCCATTTATTTTTACGATGTAAAATTAATGGCAGAAATTGCTGCCGTAATTGGAAAGAATAAAGCTGTTGAAAAATATAGAAGCTGGGCAGAAGAAATAAAAGCCGCTTTTAACACCCGGTTTTTTAATCAGGAAACCGGCATCTATTCCACCGGAAGCCAAACTGCCATTGCCATGCCATTGGTTGTGGGTTTGGTTAACGAGGAAAACCATGATGCGGTTGTAAAGACCCTGGTTAATTCCATTCAAAATTCAGGAAATGCATTAACTGCCGGCGATGTTGGTTTTAATTTTTTGGTAAAGGCTTTGCGCGACAATGCTCAAAATGAATTGCTCTTTGCCATGAATGCACGCGACGATGTGCCTGGATACGGTTTTCAGCTAAAAAAGGGGGCAACAGCATTAACCGAATCGTGGCAGGCGCTGGAGGTGGTTTCAAACAATCATCTTATGCTTGGGCACCTGATGGAATGGTTTTACAGCGGGCTCGCAGGCATTGGTCAAACAGAAAACTCAATTGCCTACAACGAGGTAAAAATTGAGCCCTGTGTTGTTGGTGGAACTACTTCCGCAAAAGCAAGTTACGAATCGCCCTACGGAACAATCAGCAGCAACTGGCATAATACAGACACAGAATTCCGGCTAAAAGTTGAAATTCCGGCTAACAGTGCGGGAGTTGTGGTAATGCCGGTGGGCGATGAAAACACTGTTTTTGAAAGAGAAAAACTGGTTGCTAAAAACTACGAAACTGAAAACTTTAAAGGAAAAATGATGGTAAAAATTGGCTCCGGGAAATATGAATTTGTGGTAAAAAAATAA
- a CDS encoding bile acid:sodium symporter family protein gives MIKDKINRVSLWLGLLACVLLVVSLIIGIGDAQKPLGIIAAVCIAFGLGAVQSLKSYRYTAWIIVAIVGGMLYPNAFLVWGNFDLRNKWVILVVVQLVMFGMGTQMSFRDFSHIKTMGKGVLVGIICQFSIMPLVGFSLTRIFHFEPEIAAGIILIGSCSSGLASNVMVYLARANLTLSVTLTAVATLLAPIMTPFWMKVLAGTYVEVNALDMCLQIIKIVLVPIGAAMLSDVFKLGSKKWMHFVNTLFVVFVLWFLLLIAGFWGLMASHLTKNILLLIELFSFLGGAVVVGKLYYLATRLSVEVKKMMPKISMFGIVYFTVVTTAASRENILAVGLIMLLVSVLHNSLGYTFGYWISRVLGMDKNSCRTVALEVGLQNGGMASGLAGVMGKLATLGLAAAVFSPWMNISGSVLGNYWRKKNESTF, from the coding sequence ATGATTAAGGACAAAATAAATAGGGTGTCGTTGTGGCTGGGCTTGCTGGCTTGCGTTTTGCTCGTTGTTAGTTTGATTATAGGCATTGGCGATGCACAAAAACCCCTCGGAATAATTGCTGCAGTTTGTATTGCTTTTGGCCTTGGAGCTGTACAATCGCTAAAAAGCTATCGATATACCGCATGGATAATTGTTGCAATTGTTGGTGGAATGCTTTACCCCAATGCATTTCTTGTGTGGGGAAATTTCGATTTGCGTAATAAATGGGTGATTTTGGTGGTAGTGCAACTGGTAATGTTTGGCATGGGCACACAAATGAGTTTCCGCGATTTTTCGCATATTAAAACCATGGGGAAAGGTGTGCTGGTGGGTATTATCTGTCAGTTTTCGATTATGCCGTTGGTGGGATTCTCCTTAACCCGTATTTTTCATTTTGAACCCGAAATAGCAGCTGGAATTATTCTAATTGGTTCGTGTTCAAGTGGCCTGGCATCTAATGTTATGGTGTATCTTGCTCGTGCCAACCTTACTTTGTCGGTAACCTTAACGGCTGTGGCAACGCTTTTGGCGCCAATAATGACACCTTTTTGGATGAAAGTTCTTGCAGGTACATACGTGGAGGTGAATGCCCTGGATATGTGTCTGCAAATCATAAAAATTGTTCTCGTACCCATCGGAGCAGCAATGCTTTCCGATGTTTTTAAACTGGGTTCAAAAAAATGGATGCATTTTGTAAATACACTTTTTGTCGTTTTTGTGTTGTGGTTTTTGCTACTTATAGCCGGTTTCTGGGGGCTTATGGCCAGTCATCTAACAAAAAATATACTCTTACTAATTGAATTGTTTAGCTTTTTGGGAGGAGCAGTGGTGGTAGGCAAACTGTACTACCTGGCTACCAGGTTGTCTGTTGAGGTTAAAAAAATGATGCCAAAAATTTCGATGTTCGGCATTGTTTACTTCACGGTTGTTACAACAGCTGCCAGCCGCGAGAATATTTTAGCTGTTGGACTGATAATGCTGTTGGTTTCGGTATTGCATAACTCGCTGGGTTACACTTTTGGGTATTGGATAAGCCGTGTGCTCGGGATGGATAAAAATTCGTGCAGAACAGTGGCCTTGGAAGTAGGCTTGCAAAACGGCGGCATGGCATCGGGTTTGGCTGGTGTTATGGGAAAACTGGCAACGCTTGGGTTGGCGGCTGCCGTGTTTAGTCCGTGGATGAATATCTCGGGTTCGGTGCTGGGGAATTATTGGCGAAAGAAAAATGAAAGCACTTTTTGA
- a CDS encoding aspartate/glutamate racemase family protein has translation MTKTLALIHTSATLVPVFQDLTNKYLADKNLKIFNISDDSLIKNTIERGKLTPDTSKRVVNLITSAEEAGADFILVTCSSIGAAVETATTLVDVPVLRVDQPMADKAVQMGKKIGVVATLPTTLEPTSDLVQRRAIVAGKEIQLTSKLCEGAFDALMSGKPEVHDEKVAAALKELAQQVDVILLAQASMARVVGQLAEADKKVPIITSPELAVQHLATVL, from the coding sequence ATGACTAAAACTTTAGCACTAATTCACACCTCGGCTACTTTGGTGCCTGTATTTCAGGATTTAACAAATAAATATCTGGCCGATAAAAACCTTAAAATTTTTAATATTTCCGATGATAGTCTGATTAAAAATACCATTGAGCGCGGGAAGCTTACTCCCGATACCTCGAAACGAGTGGTTAACCTGATTACCTCGGCAGAAGAAGCCGGTGCCGATTTTATTTTGGTCACCTGTTCGTCAATTGGGGCGGCAGTGGAAACGGCAACAACGCTTGTTGATGTGCCAGTTCTTCGGGTAGATCAGCCCATGGCCGACAAAGCCGTGCAAATGGGAAAAAAAATTGGAGTGGTAGCCACCTTGCCAACAACGCTCGAGCCCACCAGCGATTTAGTGCAACGCCGGGCAATCGTTGCCGGAAAAGAAATTCAATTAACATCAAAATTGTGTGAAGGCGCTTTTGATGCCTTAATGAGCGGAAAACCCGAAGTGCATGACGAAAAAGTAGCTGCAGCCCTAAAGGAGCTGGCGCAACAGGTAGATGTAATTTTGCTGGCACAAGCATCAATGGCTCGTGTGGTTGGGCAGCTTGCCGAAGCGGATAAAAAAGTGCCAATTATTACAAGTCCTGAATTGGCTGTGCAACATTTGGCAACTGTTTTATGA